The Trichoderma breve strain T069 chromosome 2, whole genome shotgun sequence DNA segment AGGGGAACCTTTTCCATGCCCACAACGGTCACTGAGTTGTCACCGCCAGTGGCGTTGGCAATTTCCATGCCAATAAAGGAGgagccgatgatgacaatcttcttgcccttttctccaatggcatcgacaatcttcttggcatcGTGAACAGTGCGCAGTGTAAAAATGTTGCCGAGTTCCTTGAAGCCTTGAAGGGGTAGGAGCCTGGGAGTTGCTCCAGTCGCGAGAACCAGCTTGCTGTAGGCAATCTTGCTCCCGCTTGCAGTTGTAACTTGTTTGCCAGAAAAGTCGACATCGCTGACCTCACCGTCAACCCACTCAACGGCGCCGCTATCGAACCAGCTCTTGTCTCGCCATGCCAGCTTGGAGGCGTCTGTAATTAAAGCCTTGCTCAGCTTGGGTCTGTCAATGGGGAGGTAGCCTTCTTTTGAGATGACGGTGAGATGGCCTCTGTAGCCCTTTTCACGCAATCCCTCAACAACGCCGAGAGCGCCAGAGCCGCCACCGACAACGACGACCCTCTCTTGAGCGTCACTCGCGACGCTGCACTGGAAGTTGGGTTTTCTCCTGGAGCCTTTGATGGCGGCTTCCTCGGCGGTAATGTAGAATGCTCCATCATGCTGGGTGAGAGGAAAGACGGGAAGAGCATCCAAAGCAGGCGAGTCTTCTACGTCACCAGTTTTTGCGTTGAAACAAGCTGTTCCTTGTTAGCATGCCATCTCTAGACAGGTCCATGGTCAGAATTACCTCCATGCCAGGGGCAAGTGATGCGTCCTGTGGTGGACAAAACGCCCTTGGACAGCGGAGCGCCGTAATGGGTACATTTGGCACCAATGGCCTGTACTTCTGCCTTTCCACCAGACTGGAGGCCGACGAGAAGGACTTTGGCGTCTTGGATGCCCTCAACTTCCACCTCCTGCTTCTGACCGGGCTTGAGTGACAGCGAGGTCACGCCCTTGAGCTTGTACTCTTGAGCCATGGTGCGATTGGTGAATGAAAACTGGCGAGACGGAATTGCAAATGACAGACGACAAAGGCTTGGTTGGAGTAGATGACGGAGGTGGGGGTTGCGGGGTAACGAGAGCATGCCTGGAGGTTTAATACTCTTAGAAGCTCAAGTCAACggagagatggatgacgCGAGCAGGTGAGATCCGGAGATACCACGGAGAATGAGAAACTGGAGGAGACATCATGTGAGGACAGTCGGCAGGTGTAAAAGATGGTGGCTAGCTCTTGCATTTGAGCTCCGGAGCTCGAAGCTTGGTAAGCCGATTTGGGAGTGAAGCCGCATGTGAAGCTGGTGAGAGTCGAGCTTTGCTTTGCAACATGTGGGAATTGATTGGCTGGATGACGCAATGGATTAACGCGGAGAGATTGTGGTGCCGTCATTGCTGTGGGCGGGCCTACGTTTGGCCGGTAGTGGGCTGCCTTGGCTACCCTGGAGGTGGACGGTCTGATTTCAGGAGATGGTGATCAAGATGATGTTGGAATTGATGTTGAATGCACATGTGATGTTATTCCTATTTAAAGCTGTCATGACTTGTACATGCACAAGATGTGAGGTATTATAATGAAATGGCCTTGTTCGAGTCATGAGCTCCACTTGCGGTGTaagtgaagaagaatacaAATGACATTTGACATGACACATGGGCCCTTCAAATATTCCCATAACAGCAACTTCTTTGTTCAACGATAAACACTTTATTTGTATCTTTCCGATGAACTGAACACAACTATGGAGGCTTACGGACCGTTCCCGCCTCCCGTCTCGCAGCATCACTCGCTTGCTCCCACAGCCACGGGATGCCGTATGAACGCTCACACGAGACGACACCGAGCACACGTCAGATCAAGTGCATAATCCCGGCCCGCTCACCTTGGCATGACAAAGACTTGCCAGCAAACCGGCGGGCCTGCTGTGCTGGCAATGGATACAACGCTGCCCCATACATTACGCGCTCCCGAcgacaggacaggacaggacaggcacACCGCAGTTCGATCGCTTTGACAGCCCTGCCCTGTCCCGACACTAGCCACGCGAGAACGGGGGTTTCCCGTGATGACGCCGCATAAAGTTGTGAAACGAGCCAAGCAGAATGTTAACACCAACCATAACTCAACCGCTCTATAAATATGGGATCGGTTAATATAAACCTTTGTGCGGCTGATGAGGCTAAACCGCTACAagaggcagatgcagctgtgaAAAATTCTGCTGCTTCCGGATGCACTGGACTGGGTCCAATGTCGCAGGCGAGCTGCACTGTAGGGGACTCAGGCGCTACAGCAAAGCTACAGCAGAGCTACAGCGGAGCTACAGCGAGCTACTGCAGGTGCAGCGCCCGGGCCAGCCACTAATTTCAGGAACAGGGAGGCGACGCGCCTCTGCTCCTTACTCGGTACGACCACAGACAACCGTACGCCATATCCACCGACGGGTAGCCAGTACTCGAGGCTCGCGGTGTCTGGAAGCGGTGTCTACTAATTGCAGCCGGCCTGGAGCTTCACACCACCAGCCATCGTTCTGCAGGCACGCGCCGCAAACTCTCGTCCTGGAACCATCAACCACTCATTCTCATTGATCCATTCCGATCGCCTCGAGCCTTGTTTTGCTCCTCCATCCGATTCCACTCCCTGCTCGAAGCCCCTCAAAGTCGCAGTACTCGCTGCATTCCCGCTCTGCGCCTACGATCCCGCTCCTATCGAGTACCGCTACTCCCTCCGTCACCTGAGTCAAATCTCCTTTCGACAAGGCTGCCTCTCTAATAATCGCCTCTGTCTTGCCTGCGGGGtttcatttcattttattCCTACTATTCGTATACCTGTGCCCGTGCCTGATCGATGTCGGACCCTATTCTTCGCCATCGTTAATCCTCACCTCTCACCAACCGTCTTCCGGGCCAACCGCCAAAGACCATGAATGACGCTgaagcatcgccatcgtttCGACGCCTCGACCGAGCGGCGCTTCTTGCGTGCACTGCGGCCACCGACATCTACGTCACCTACTATTAATTTAATCATCGTTGCTCATGCGCCTCTCGCTCGGCGACATGGAGGTGCTCGACCACGCGCAGCCAGAGTCCGGCTCGCCGCCTCTgcagtgctgctgcggcaGCGCAGACTGCGTTCACCTCAAGAAGAACTGCTCCATTCTCGAAGCTGTTGAGAAGGATGTGCATACAGCTGCCCAGTTAGGCAAggtatgtgtgtgtgtggaCGTGCATATGTCTGCGGGTGCCGCGCTTGGCATTGGCTTTGCAGCGCTGAGTTTTGCAGAGCTTTTGCTTGGTTGGGCTTTCTTTCATTCCCTTCAttcctctcttcatcccatTGTCTGCACGCGCCGCCAAATGATTGTGGCCATCCCTTTC contains these protein-coding regions:
- a CDS encoding pyridine nucleotide-disulfide oxidoreductase domain-containing protein → MAQEYKLKGVTSLSLKPGQKQEVEVEGIQDAKVLLVGLQSGGKAEVQAIGAKCTHYGAPLSKGVLSTTGRITCPWHGACFNAKTGDVEDSPALDALPVFPLTQHDGAFYITAEEAAIKGSRRKPNFQCSVASDAQERVVVVGGGSGALGVVEGLREKGYRGHLTVISKEGYLPIDRPKLSKALITDASKLAWRDKSWFDSGAVEWVDGEVSDVDFSGKQVTTASGSKIAYSKLVLATGATPRLLPLQGFKELGNIFTLRTVHDAKKIVDAIGEKGKKIVIIGSSFIGMEIANATGGDNSVTVVGMEKVPLERVLGEQVGAGIQKALEGKGIKFYLSAGVDKAEPSSSDSSKVGAVYLKDGTKLDADLVILGVGVAPETSYLKNNSAVQLQKDGSLQTDAHFAVAGLSDVYAIGDIASYPYQGPGGNGALVRIEHWNVAQNAGRAVASHIVNPATPSDPFIPVFWSALGAQLRYSGNTIASGWDDVILDGDAAAGKFVAYYTKGETVVAVASQGRDPTVMQVSELLRLGKAPTKSQLQNGVDVFSIDVVN